The following proteins are encoded in a genomic region of Cryptococcus gattii WM276 chromosome I, complete sequence:
- a CDS encoding protein-arginine N-methyltransferase SFM1 (Similar to TIGR gene model, INSD accession AAW42847.1), protein MSNKSFKYVIEHMEEDDATTRSLPEWVTLEYSHMLSLVGPSSTVHFTSLSSTSIPPLTASLKNNPKAQPTTKPILELLPALSPPVDKARVCLLDPKAKKVIAPEDADKFDVFLYGGILGDDPPRDRTGELRKLGFEGRHLGEKQMTTDTAVGVTKKVIEDQVPLDEIPFVDFPTIKFNNVESIEMPFRYVKDENGEPILPPGMKAHLKADLDRTIDDF, encoded by the exons ATGTCCAACAAATCCTTCAAGTATGTCATCG AGCACATGGAAGAGGACGATGCTACCACACGTTCTCTTCCAGAGTGGGTAACTCTTGAGTACTCTCACATGCTTTCTCTCGTCGGCCCCTCATCTACCGTTCACTTTACCTCCCTCTCTTCAACTTCCATCCCTCCCCTCACTGCCTCTTTGAAAAATAATCCCAAAGCTCAGCCCACCACCAAACCTATCTTGGAGCTTCTCCCCGCTCTTTCCCCTCCAGTAGACAAGGCGAGGGTCTGTTTGTTGGACCCAAAGGCTAAAAAAGTGATTGCTCCTGAAGATGCGGATAAGTTTGATGTCTTTTTGTACGGCGGTATCTTGGGCGATGACCCCCCTAGAGACAGGACGGGCGAGTTGAGGAAGCTTGGGTTCGAGGGAAGGCATTTGGGCGAGAAGCAAATGACAACGGATACGGCTGTAGGAGTAACCAAAAAGGTTATCGAAGATCAAG TGCCCTTGGATGAGATTCCCTTTGTAGACTTCCCTACTATTAAGTTTAACAATGTGGAGTCCATTGAAATGCCCTTCC GATACGTCAAGGATGAAAACGGAGAGCCCATTTTACCCCCGGGGATGAAGGCCCATCTCAAGGCGGATTTGGACCGAACGATTGACGATTTTTAG
- a CDS encoding Non-translatable mRNA -binding protein, putative (Similar to TIGR gene model, INSD accession AAW43270.1), producing MAAPFVQYGITPGQSAEAPKRPHLYVGNLSPRVTDYILTEIFAVAGPVVSAKIIQDRNFQHGGFNYGFVEYADMRSAEQALTTLNGRKIFDAEIRVNWAYQGNQNKEDTQHHYHVFVGDLSPEVNDDVLSKAFGAFGSLSEARVMWDMNSGKSRGYGFLSFRDKADAEQAIASMNGEWLGSRAIRVNWANQKTQTGGTRTGGGTPSYSAPPMGAPPVPAGVPSAYGAAAPGVVPGVGVGGAVGSFETVASQTPEFNTTVYVGNLIPYTTQADLIPLFQGYGYIVEIRMQADRGFAFVKLDTHQNAALAITHLQNQLVHGRPIKCSWGKDKGSMEGGAPAAGYPPMQPQLGYPNYNYYGGYNYNQAGVPGQPGQPGVAVASHAAPAVGAVGAVGAEGQAQQGSWDPAAAAAYYQAGGWGGYYTQQQDAQQPSAHQ from the exons ATGGCCGCTCCATTCGTCCAATACGGCATCACCCCAGGTCAATCCGCCGAAGCTCCCAAACGACCCCATCTTTATGTCGGCAACCTTTCGCCTCGGGTCACCGACTACATCCTCACGGAAATTTTTGCTGTCGCTGGTCCCGTCGTCAGCGCAAAAATTATTCAAGACCGAAATTTCCAGCACGGTGGATTCAACTATGGTTTCGTCGAGTACGCCGACATGCGCTCTGCCGAGCAGGCGCTCACCACACTCAACGGCCGCAAGATCTTTGACGCCGAGATTAGGGTCAATTGGGCGTACCAGGGTAACCAGAACAAGGAGGACACCCAGCACCATTACCACGTCTTTGTTGGCGACCTGAGTCCAGAAGTGAACGACGATGTCTTGTCAAAGGCGTTTGGTGCCTTTGGTAGTCTGAGCGAGGCGAGGGTTATGTGGGATATGAACTCTGGCAAGAGTAGGGGCTATGGATTCCTCTCCTTCCG TGACAAGGCCGATGCTGAGCAAGCAATTGCTTCCATGAACGGCGAATGGCTTGGTTCTCGTGCTATTCGTGTTAACTGGGCAAACCAGAAGACCCAGACAGGCGGCACCCGAACCGGTGGCGGTACGCCCTCCTACTCGGCTCCCCCTATGGGCGCTCCTCCCGTTCCCGCTGGTGTCCCTTCTGCTTACGGTGCCGCCGCTCCTGGGGTTGTTCCAGGCGTCGGCGTCGGTGGTGCCGTCGGCTCATTTGAGACTGTTGCTTCCCAAACACCCGAGTTCAACACTACTGTCTATGTCGGCAACCTCATTCCCTACACCACACAAGCCGATCTCATTCCTCTTTTCCAGGGCTACGGCTATATTGTTGAAATCCGCATGCAGGCCGACAGAGGCTTTGCGTTTGTCAAGCTCGACACCCACCAGAATGCCGCCTTGGCCATCACTCATTTGCAAAACCAGTTGGTGCATGGAAGGCCCATCAAGTGTTCTTGGGGCAAGGACAAGGGATCAATGGAAGGTGGCGCACCTGCTGCTGGATACCCTCCCATG CAACCTCAACTCGGCTACCCCAACTACAACTACTACGGAGGATACAACTATAATCAGGCTGGCGTCCCCGGTCAGCCGGGACAGCCTGGCGTAGCTGTCGCGAGCCACGCTGCTCCCGCTGTTGGTGCAGTCGGAGCTGTCGGAGCCGAGGGCCAGGCTCAGCAAGGCTCGTGGGAccctgctgctgctgccgcGTACTACCAGGCTGGAGGCTGGGGTGGTTACTACA CTCAACAGCAAGACGCTCAACAGCCCTCCGCGCACCAATAA
- a CDS encoding Hypothetical protein (Similar to SGTC gene model, INSD accession EAL21410.1; CNBD1050) codes for MSVPQKFAFTRIGAAHSPSTLEVYIDPVCPFSRKITESIDRNILPMITNGGKYDGTVNLVVRLYPQPFHYYSAPIIEALYVFGQTNPRLFWQYLLAVHSTGTTFYNRPAASLTLSSLRDKLVEIAVEQVLDKDEASGKGPKSKIFGELRDGLEVKASDNGGNEGTEGLKYSLKLGRQNGIQVTPTALWNGLKDESVSSSYGKEEWEKYFT; via the exons ATGTCCGTCCCACAGAAGTTTGCGTTCACTCGCATCGGCGCTGCCCATTCCCCATCTACTCTCGAGGTCTATATTGACCCTGTATGCCCTTTCTCCAGAAAGATCACAGAGTCTATCGACAGAAACATCTTGCCCATGATAACTAATGGAGGCAAGTACGATGGAACAGTAAACTTGGTTGTGCGGTTATATCCTCAACCCTT CCATTACTACTCAGCACCCATCATCGAAGCACTCTATGTGTTCGGACAAACCAACCCTCGTCTCTTCTGGCAATACCTTCTCGCAGTCCACTCAACCGGAACTACGTTTTACAACAGGCCCGCTGCTTCGCTCACTCTTTCGAGCCTTCGCGACAAATTGGTAGAAATTGCCGTTGAGCAGGTATTAGACAAGGATGAGGCTAGTGGAAAGGGGCCTAAAAGCAAAATCTTTGGAGAGCTAAGAGATGGGTTGGAGGTAAAGGCAAGCGATAATGGTGGGAACGAAGGGACAGAGGGTCTCAAGTATAGCC TCAAACTAGGTAGACAGAATGGAATCCAAGTGACC CCCACTGCGCTTTGGAACGGTCTCAAAGACGAGTCTGTCAGCTCCTCTTATGGAAAGGAGGAATGGGAAAAATACTTTACGTGA
- a CDS encoding Delta subunit of the coatomer complex (COPI), putative; Ret2p (Similar to TIGR gene model, INSD accession AAW42849.1; coats Golgi-derived transport vesicles), producing the protein MVVIAASICTRSGKPLLSRQFRPIPRSRIDSLLASFPKLIPVNSQHTTVETNDVRFVYQPFEELYVLLITNKGSNILQDISTLSLLVRLIASLTPSMTEAAILHHSFDLLCAFDEVVSLGYKENVSLMQVRNVLEGESHEEKIQEIIARNKEAEAKEELKRRAKQLEMQRREQQRRAQGGGGMGNVGGYGGMAGGYSPASRYDAPSPAQEYRAPSPAAVSVPSKPAFKGSGMKLGSKKGKQNDLMNALGGEDAEPEEAD; encoded by the exons ATGGTCGTCATTGCAGCCTCAATCTGCACCAGGAGCGGAAAGC CCCTCCTCTCTCGCCAGTTCAGGCCCATCCCGAGATCTCGCATCGACAGTCTCCTTGCTTCTTTCCCAAAGCTCATCCCTGTCAACTCTCAGCATACCACCGTGGAGACAAATGATGTCCGTTTCGTCTACCAGCCATTCGAAGAGCTCTATGTGCTCCTCATCACCAATAAGGGCAGCAATATCCTCCAG GACATCTCGACCCTCTCCCTGCTTGTTCGCCTTATTGCATCCCTTACACCATCTATGACCGAAGCCGCCATCCTCCACCACTCATTTGACCTGCTCTGCGCCTTTGATGAAGTCGTCTCGCTCGGTTACAAGGAGAATGTGTCTCTTATGCAGGTCCGCAATGTTCTCGAGGGCGAATCGCACGAAGAAAAGATCCAAGAGATCATTGCACGCAACAAGGAGGCGGAGGCAAAGGAAGAGCTCAAGCGACGGGCAAAGCAACTCGAGATGCAGAGACGGGAGCAGCAACGACGCGCCCAGGGCGGGGGTGGTATGGGAAACGTCGGGGGCTATGGCGGCATGGCGGGTGGCTATTCACCTGCGTCCCGATACGACGCACCATCACCCGCACAAGAATATAGAGCTCCTTCACCTGCAGCGGTCTCTGTGCCTAGTAAACCCGCGTTCAAGGGAAGCGGGATGAAGTTGGGGAGCAAGAAGGGTAAGCAGAACGATCTTATGAATGCGCTGGGTGGGGAAGATGCCGAGCCAGAAGAAGCAGACTAG
- a CDS encoding Hypothetical Protein (Similar to TIGR gene model, INSD accession AAW43222.1), translated as MLEQIPPEIISHIAYHLCLFPHALTTSTPPIALLQTCKTIYQAIAPERNTRLYARIYRGWFDVAAAERRLGNRKLSGAPSGMGGENGSGNKRKRNFTDMTKGQEGDTAPRLRAQDLVDEMKRRVKALARLREMVERGDVTEVPDDDLWVLYFMLIENDGKNAEILFGDQAIVHLPTFLELYHRQHFLAAAIEPGYPEETIGRSLAMWIAWLVLGSGPEDETVEQREERQFVLRPYVFAAPRYDAYFAPWTLPTLPLKHVLASADESNPYIADLVPRSRLVQVKAYERQLNLCPPNISQAAILRFFYRRLGEEVDETTMAAPFMGLRADGPGGRGGGSGVSTRVHSTSTSRAGSGTTTPVTRQAFSSCLPPSFSAPLFSSSLTHDLDFARLSLCYDPMHTPGMPRPTWRGSFEGCWEGTFSFFDFDAFREMLGGQARALYEGPYGEQAQVWKIKETWVRKQGWVRKGRKDEKGKRKAEQEEEEGNEEEDHEEDEEELGRSPVSGPMLNAGFPIDQVTPPFPVLAPFAAEAATLHETIQQQLEAMEGYEAVPEHELDEMMRQAEEDGDGGECVGLELLLTGTGHSAWGNFILKGRVRAWDGMASLVKEYAPDSRGKWIYRGYVLAGDIFVGRWRDTYTPEAYVGYEGTFILNRR; from the exons ATGCTCGAACAGATACCTCCAGAAATCATCTCTCACATCGCATACCACCTTTGTCTCTTCCCACATGCACTCACAACGTCCACTCCCCCCATCGCCCTTCTTCAGACGTGCAAGACAATCTATCAAGCCATTGCCCCGGAGCGCAATACACGTCTTTACGCCAGGATTTATAGGGGATGGTTCGATGTCGCCGCAGCTGAACGGAGACTAGGTAATAGGAAACTTTCAGGCGCACCATCAGGGATGGGCGGAGAGAATGGGAGCGGGAAcaagagaaagaggaatTTCACGGATATGACGAAAGGCCAAGAAGGCGATACAGCGCCCAGACTTCGAGCACAGGACCTAGTGGATGAGATGAAGAGACGTGTGAAAGCTCTCGCCAGACTGAGGGAAATGGTAGAGAGGGGAGATGTTACAGAAGTGCCAGATGATGATCTATGGGTGCTGTATTTCATGCTTATCGAAAATG ATGGCAAGAATGCGGAAATCCTCTTTGGGGATCAAGCAATTGTACACCTCCCGACATTCCTCGAACTGTACCACCGACAACACTTCCTTGCTGCTGCAATTGAACCTGGGTATCCGGAAGAGACTATTGGCAGAAGCTTGGCCATGTGGATAGCGTGGCTCGTCCTGGGATCGG GTCCAGAGGACGAAACTGTTGAACAACGTGAAGAACGCCAGTTTGTTCTTCGCCCTTATGTTTTTGCTGCTCCTCGCTATGATGCCTATTTCGCACCTTGGACACTTCCAACTCTCCCTCTTAAGCATGTCCTTGCATCCGCAGACGAGTCCAACCCCTATATTGCCGATCTCGTGCCACGTTCTCGACTGGTACAAGTCAAAGCGTACGAGCGGCAGTTGAACCTTTGCCCTCCAAACATTAGTCAAGCGGCCATCCTGCGATTCTTCTATAGGCGATTGGGGGAAGAGGTAGACGAGACCACGATGGCAGCGCCTTTCATGGGGTTGAGAGCTGACGGGCCTgggggaaggggaggagggtCTGGTGTATCCACTAGAGTACACTCTACGTCTACCTCTCGCGCAGGTTCTGGTACGACTACTCCCGTTACTCGCCAAGCTTTCTCTAGCTGTTTGCCACCTTCATTTTCAGCGCCTCTcttttcatcctctttGACACACGACCTTGACTTTGCTCGCCTTTCTTTATGCTACGACCCGATGCACACGCCCGGCATGCCCCGGCCGACATGGCGAGGCAGCTTCGAGGGATGCTGGGAAGGAACATTTAGCTTTTTTGATTTCGATGCATTCCGGGAGATGTTAGGGGGGCAAGCAAGGGCGTTGTACGAAGGGCCTTATGGGGAACAGGCGCAGGTCTGGAAGATAAAGGAGACCTGGGTGAGGAAGCAAGGATGGGTCAGGAAGGGgagaaaagatgaaaaggGCAAAAGGAAGGCGGAacaggaggaagaggaagggaatgaagaggaagatcatgaagaggatgaggaagagttggGTCGGTCACCCGTCTCTGGCCCAATGTTGAACGCTGGTTTCCCAATTGATCAGGTCACACCTCCTTTTCCCGTTCTTGCTCCCTTTGCTGCCGAGGCAGCGACGCTACACGAAACGATCCAACAGCAGCTCGAGGCCATGGAGGGGTATGAAGCAGTACCAGAGCATGAATTGGATGAGATGATGCGACAAGCGGAAGAAGACGGGGATGGTGGAGAATGCGTAGGACTCGAGTTACTGTTGACAGGCACGGGGCATTCGGCTTGGGGGAATTTTATACTAAAAGGAAGGGTGAGGGCATGGGATGGTATGGCTTCCCTCGTAAAAGAATACGCC CCCGACTCAAGAGGCAAATGGATCTACAGAGGCTATGTTCTCGCCGGCGACATCTTTGTCGGTCGTTGGCGAGACACCTATACGCCAGAAGCATACGTCGGGTACGAAGGTACATTCATCCTCAATCGTCGATAA
- a CDS encoding 3'-to-5' phosphorolytic exoribonuclease, putative; Ski6p (Similar to TIGR gene model, INSD accession AAW43339.1; required for 3' processing of the 5.8S rRNA), with translation MATSRVEILNDGGLRQDARRPYELRSTSFQLSTHPSSDGSSTATQGLTTVVVSVFGPREPRNRSLASHDRAVVSVEVGVVPWAAGAGARRTRGDKRLQEIGAAIRQTFEPVIMTHLYPRSEIAIHVQVLSADGGILPTSINATTLALIDAGISLLDYVSSISIGLHLLQPLLDLSQPEESDLPSLVIASLPSSGKITLAQMETRLHVDRFEEMLTLGVEACKVLKEEMDGVVKDRTERIVERRSIKVGGQGTGQEGEMVIDD, from the exons ATGGCTACTTCAAGAGTAGAAATCCTCAACGACGGAG GTCTCAGACAAGATGCCCGCCGTCCATACGAGCTCCGATCCACATCCTTCCAGCTATCCACacatccttcttctgaCGGCTCATCTACTGCCACGCAAGGTCTCACCACTGTAGTCGTCTCTGTGTTTGGACCTAGAGAACCCAGGAATAGAAGCCTGGCGAGCCATGATCGCGCGGTTGTGAGCGTTGAGGTTGGGGTGGTCCCGTGGGCTGCTGGAGCAGGAGCTAGACGGACAAGGGGCGATAA ACGGCTACAGGAGATTGGAGCTGCAATCAGGCAAACGTTTGAGCCTGTCATCATGACACACTTATATCCTCGAAGCGAAATCGCAATCCACGTTCAAGTCCTTTCTGCAGATGGAG GTATCCTTCCTACATCCATCAACGCCACTACCCTTGCTCTGATCGATGCGGGAATATCCCTCCTTGACTATGTCtcctccatttccatcGGCCTACACCTCCTCCAACCCCTCCTCGATCTCTCACAGCCTGAAGAATCAGATCTCCCTTCCCTCGTCATCGCATCTCTCCCGTCCTCTGGTAAAATCACATTAGCACAAATGGAGACACGACTTCATGTCGACCGGTTCGAAGAGATGCTTACTTTAGGTGTAGAAGCCTGCAAGGTCttgaaggaagagatggatggagTGGTGAAAGATCGGACGGAAAGAATTGTTGAGAGAAGGAGTATAAAGGTTGGCGGACAAGGGACAGGGcaggaaggagagatgGTTATCGACGATTGA
- a CDS encoding Cytoplasm protein, putative (Similar to TIGR gene model, INSD accession AAW43268.1), producing MLQMMQLDPTLVQSSSRLSQSNSLQASSSDNVTYPFTFIPSNPRQRYYQLLGKCLDHDLEVLKTLPEDQDVPLSILSGGHALLLSDHCQEIFGRFGALGMRSGGIIDDGQSSNRSTPIDMACIRRYFSEEFLEAAEEWSVLNTRFTNSQNIRHLLRDLEDAIQSAAFTLYVNEATNGLDLQESKSIAFLMHMVTWIEKGVKTLRRRFKGPIGQDIHITKLVLQRQLDLWLRDLEDVLQTNEFNGEFLDDQFELYNKARMLGQMCDFFSGMFDQVVRQWIDHTATKTAEWSSQALAVDNFEPSSPHGPSSSVTDLFASLTSAAQFLMDLEWPDEPQLAIYVNKLAKIIGATVNDYCGKLEELFLSDMRQSETSQTMAKKKAWLEKAKETVATLQGERKLQAFFNFTPESCVKLNNIQAARQQLDKLYSLLRVDDLSAYDTSASQSDNQQRNFLFTVKIVLAEGLAREGSSGHPDAFVTVSDEHGTRYAKTRTVYDDSNPRWDESFDIPVQHRSWFMVTVRHRNMIGKHDLLGRAYLQLDPSQFSGVMTRDSRLTLDPKGHILLKMNPVLRHTLSRSAIKSVLKGHANYPPAYNEALGKLSAVYKSAMRTQEFIIPPTKEERHRGPTDSEIETAIHPLFDYLDVNNHTLASTLSSDEMELVMAKLWKQILVTIEGLIVPPLSDKRSHMRPLGDMELDIALSWLRFLKDFLYAGGDSSGVSSTILQNQRYHDLLSTRLYYDLSTDKLMEECVRGFQSTLKYRVTKPSKSLRAQRNLGTIRARKDAKQARVVNTSGNTEMIMRILRMRDGTQEFLAQQLQTISMASASKAKRDPL from the exons ATGCTCCAAATGATGCAATTGGATCCCACCCTTGTCCAATCTTCCAGTCGACTTTCTCAGTCAAATTCTCTTCAGGCGAGCTCATCCGATAACGTCACGTATCCATTTACCTTTATACCCAGTAATCCCCGTCAAAGGTACTATCAGCTACTTGGAAAATGTCTTGATCATGATCTCGAAGTCTTGAAAACCCTTCCTGAGGATCAGGATGTTCCGTTGAGTATCCTTTCTGGCGGCCATgctctccttctttccgA CCATTGTCAGGAGATTTTCGGAAGGTTTGGTGCCCTCGGCATGCGTTCAGGAGGCATTATCGATGATGGACAAAGTTCAAACAGATCAACCCCTATCGACATGGCCTGTATCAGAA GATATTTTTCTGAAGAATTCCTTGAAGCTGCAGAAGAATGGTCAGTGTTGAATACTCGATTCACAAATTCTCAGAACATCCGCCATCTTCTGAGAGATCTGGAGGATGCTATTCAATCCGCAGCTTTCACACTATACGTGAATGAAGCAACAAATGGCCTTGATCTTCAAGAAAGCAAATCGATTGCATTTTTGATGCACATGGTCACTTGGATCGAAAAGGGTGTTAAAACTTTGAGACGGAGGTTCAAAGGACCAATTGGCCA AGATATACATATTACAAAATTGGTCTTACAACGACAGCTAGATCTGTGGTTACGAGACCTTGAAGACGTTCTTCAAACTAATGAATTTAATGGCGAGTTCCTTGACGACCAATTCGAGCTGTATAACAAGGCTCGAATGTTAGGACAGATGTGCGACTTTTTCTCTGG CATGTTTGACCAGGTTGTTCGTCAATGGATCGATCACACCGCCACAAAGACCGCCGAATGGAGTAGTCAGGCTTTGGCTGTTGACAAT TTCGAGCCCAGTTCCCCACATGGCCCGTCTTCCTCCGTCACCGATTTGTTCGCTTCTCTCACAAGCGCTGCGCAATTCCTTATGGATTTAGAATGGCCAGATGAGCCTCAGTTGGCTATTTATGTCAACAAATTGGCGAAA ATCATTGGTGCCACTGTCAATGACTATTGCGGCAAGCTTGAAGAACTTTTCTTATCGGACATGCGTCAATCTGAGACTTCGCAGACGATGGCGAAGAAAAAGGCTTGGCTGGAGAAAGCAAAGGAGACTGTTGCCACATTGCAAGGAGAGCGTAAACTGCAGGCTTTCTTCAATTTCACACCCGAG TCTTGCGTCAAATTGAACAACATCCAGGCGGCCAGGCAACAGTTGGACAAGTTGTATAGTCTGCTGCGAGTGGATGATCTTTCGGCCTATGATACATCGGCTTCGCAGTCGGATAATCAACAGCGAAATTTCCTGTTTACTGTCAAAATTGTTCTCGCTGAAGGTCTTGCGCGTGAAGGCAGCAGCGGTCACCCCGATGCTTTCGTGACCGTGAGTGACGAACACGGCACACGATACGCAAAAACGAGAACGGTTTATGATGACAGCAATCCGAGATGGGATGAAAGCTTTGACATTCCGGTTCAGCATCGTTCCTGGTTCATGGTTACGGTGCGACATCGAAATATGATTGGCAAACATGATTTGCTTGGTCGCGCATACCTTCAACTTGATCCTTCTCAATTTTCAGGTGTCATGACTAGAGACTCACGTCTAACCCTTGATCCGAAAGGACATATCCTCCTGAAA ATGAACCCCGTCTTACGACATACTCTCTCACGTTCCGCCATAAAGTCAGTCTTAAAAGGACACGCCAACTATCCACCTGCATATAATGAGGCACTGGGCAAACTGTCTGCAGTTTACAAATCTGCAATGCGGACTCAAGAATTTATTATTCCCCCAACAAAAGAGGAACGACATCGTGGGCCCACAGACAGTGAAATTGAAACAGCTATTCACCCCCTCTTCGATTATTTAGATGTCAACAATCACACATTGGCGTCAACTCTGTCTTCTGACGAAATGGAGCTGGTGATGGCCAAGCTTTGGAAACAGATCCTTGTGACAATAGAGGGGTTGATTGTACCACCGTTATCTGATAAACGCTCGCATATGAGGCCTTTGGGAGATATGGAACTGGACATCGCGCTTAGTTGGTTGAGGTTCCTCAAAGACTTTTTGTATGCTGGCGGCGATTCCAGTGGGGTGTCATCAACTATTCTTCAAAACCAAAGATATCATGATTTGCTGTCAACAAGGCTGTACTATGACCTTTCAACGGATAAATTAATGGAG GAATGTGTCCGAGGATTCCAATCCACGCTAAAGTACCGAGTCACAAAGCCCAGCAAGTCTCTTCGGGCACAGCGTAATCTTGGAACGATTCGTGCCAGAAAAGATGCCAAGCAGGCGCGTGTTGTCAATACGAGTGGCAATACAGAGATGATAATGCGAATATTGAGGATGAG GGATGGTACGCAAGAGTTTTTGGCCCAACAGTTGCAAACAATATCTATGGCAAGCGCCTCAAAAGCCAAGAGAGATCCATTGTGA